Proteins co-encoded in one Coregonus clupeaformis isolate EN_2021a chromosome 17, ASM2061545v1, whole genome shotgun sequence genomic window:
- the LOC121543295 gene encoding T-cell activation inhibitor, mitochondrial-like isoform X2: protein MSVASLLRSAMRVRNRHVAAHLIHQRALSGADAINALRPFYFAVHPDFFGQHPREREVNENSLKRLNGYLENLQKPGTRSVQPTKLTFYVRDTKEKEVFQQDILPPGFRSVSFTLQTKDVLTTVMDVLKSCSLSIEHMNGLKASSESPKSQQPVAGPGNPFYRPIKWDKSYYSFTGFRDPEQELEQAKRVEPTLSLWLRTNEKEAMKKQNASLPRRDELKRLKKELCQKFALEDIRWQRSWGVTHRCCQLQSLSRLSQQNPEAVLNLRGHTIIFTDQSGMNASGHVMLGTMDVHHQWTKLFESLPSYRSLHQQTEWLKERISYVLGGIQVIDIERLGPVQPIEEHCSILNTFHTRLLARRLALHPRSMQGLAMTLESDHSSPSLHEMGHFVIPATCEPSRLQVFLQSMAWEARQRMKHRNQLQAEEEEVLLHCLESLALRSLSKEPSVRHTQMIPCCRRLLEERSPLMEGLRVEVSHFYSVMQDGDLCIPWDWKG, encoded by the exons ATGTCTGTGGCCTCTCTCCTGCGAAGTGCCATGAG AGTGAGGAACAGACATGTCGCTGCACATTTGATCCATCAGAGAGCTCTTTCAGGGGCAGATGCTATCAATGCACTTAGACCTTTCTACTTTGCAGTGCATCCAGACTTCTTTGGCCAGCATCCCAGGGAAAGG GAAGTGAATGAAAATTCCCTCAAGAGACTCAATGGTTATTTGGAAAACCTTCAGAAGCCGGGAACCCGCTCAGTCCAACCGACAAAGCTCACCTTTTATGTCAGGGACACAAAGGAGAAGGAAGTCTTTCAGCAGGACATCCTTCCCCCTG GGTTCCGTTCGGTCAGCTTCACTCTGCAGACCAAGGATGTCCTCACCACCGTAATGGACGTGTTGAAGTCCTGCAGTCTATCCATAGAGCACATGAACGGACTGAAGGCCAGCTCAGAGTCACCCAAGAGCCAGCAGCCAGTGGCTGGGCCTGGTAACCCTTTCTACAGGCCCATCAAATGGGACAAAAGCTATTACAGCTTCACTGGCTTCAGAGACCCAGAGCAGGAGCTGGAGCAGGCCAAGAGAGTAGAGCCCACACTAAG CTTGTGGCTGAGAACCAATGAGAAGGAGGCTATGAAGAAGCAGAACGCCAGTCTCCCTCGACGGGATGAGCTGAAGAGACTCAAGAAGGAATTGTGTCAGAAATTTGCCTTGGAAGATATCAG GTGGCAGCGCAGCTGGGGAGTTACTCACAGATGCTGTCAGCTCCAGAGTCTGAGCCGCCTCTCCCAGCAGAACCCTGAGGCTGTGCTCAACCTGCGAG GACACACTATAATATTCACTGACCAATCAGGGATGAATGCCTCAGGACATGTGATGCTGGGAACAATGGATGTTCATCACCAATGGACAAAA ctGTTTGAGAGTCTCCCCAGCTACCGTAGCCTGCACCAGCAGACAGAGTGGCTGAAGGAGAGGATCAGCTATGTGTTGGGAGGTATCCAGGTGATTGACATAGAGAGACTGGGGCCTGTACAGCCTATAGAGGAACACTGCAGCATCCTCAACACCTTCCATACGAGACTACTGGCCCGACGCCTAGCCCTGCACCCCAGGAGCATGCAAGGCCTTGCCATGACCCTGGAGAG TGACCACTCCAGCCCCAGCCTGCATGAGATGGGTCACTTCGTCATCCCAGCCACCTGTGAGCCCAGCAGACTACAGGTTTTCCTCCAGAGCATGGCCTGGGAGGCCCGACAACGAATGAAACACCGGAACCA GCtgcaggcagaggaggaggaggtactgCTCCACTGCctggagagtctggccctgaggAGTCTGTCCAAGGAGCCCAGCGTCAGACACACCCAGATGATCCCCTGCTGCAGGCGGCTGCTGGAGGAACGCTCCCCCCTGATGGAGGGCCTCCGGGTGGAGGTCTCCCACTTCTACTCTGTCATGCAGGATGGGGACTTGTGCATCCCCTGGGACTGGAAGGGCTGA
- the LOC121543295 gene encoding T-cell activation inhibitor, mitochondrial-like isoform X1, which yields MSVASLLRSAMRVRNRHVAAHLIHQRALSGADAINALRPFYFAVHPDFFGQHPREREVNENSLKRLNGYLENLQKPGTRSVQPTKLTFYVRDTKEKEVFQQDILPPGNVLLACLKGFRSVSFTLQTKDVLTTVMDVLKSCSLSIEHMNGLKASSESPKSQQPVAGPGNPFYRPIKWDKSYYSFTGFRDPEQELEQAKRVEPTLSLWLRTNEKEAMKKQNASLPRRDELKRLKKELCQKFALEDIRWQRSWGVTHRCCQLQSLSRLSQQNPEAVLNLRGHTIIFTDQSGMNASGHVMLGTMDVHHQWTKLFESLPSYRSLHQQTEWLKERISYVLGGIQVIDIERLGPVQPIEEHCSILNTFHTRLLARRLALHPRSMQGLAMTLESDHSSPSLHEMGHFVIPATCEPSRLQVFLQSMAWEARQRMKHRNQLQAEEEEVLLHCLESLALRSLSKEPSVRHTQMIPCCRRLLEERSPLMEGLRVEVSHFYSVMQDGDLCIPWDWKG from the exons ATGTCTGTGGCCTCTCTCCTGCGAAGTGCCATGAG AGTGAGGAACAGACATGTCGCTGCACATTTGATCCATCAGAGAGCTCTTTCAGGGGCAGATGCTATCAATGCACTTAGACCTTTCTACTTTGCAGTGCATCCAGACTTCTTTGGCCAGCATCCCAGGGAAAGG GAAGTGAATGAAAATTCCCTCAAGAGACTCAATGGTTATTTGGAAAACCTTCAGAAGCCGGGAACCCGCTCAGTCCAACCGACAAAGCTCACCTTTTATGTCAGGGACACAAAGGAGAAGGAAGTCTTTCAGCAGGACATCCTTCCCCCTGGTAATGTCCTTTTAGCCTGCTTAAAAG GGTTCCGTTCGGTCAGCTTCACTCTGCAGACCAAGGATGTCCTCACCACCGTAATGGACGTGTTGAAGTCCTGCAGTCTATCCATAGAGCACATGAACGGACTGAAGGCCAGCTCAGAGTCACCCAAGAGCCAGCAGCCAGTGGCTGGGCCTGGTAACCCTTTCTACAGGCCCATCAAATGGGACAAAAGCTATTACAGCTTCACTGGCTTCAGAGACCCAGAGCAGGAGCTGGAGCAGGCCAAGAGAGTAGAGCCCACACTAAG CTTGTGGCTGAGAACCAATGAGAAGGAGGCTATGAAGAAGCAGAACGCCAGTCTCCCTCGACGGGATGAGCTGAAGAGACTCAAGAAGGAATTGTGTCAGAAATTTGCCTTGGAAGATATCAG GTGGCAGCGCAGCTGGGGAGTTACTCACAGATGCTGTCAGCTCCAGAGTCTGAGCCGCCTCTCCCAGCAGAACCCTGAGGCTGTGCTCAACCTGCGAG GACACACTATAATATTCACTGACCAATCAGGGATGAATGCCTCAGGACATGTGATGCTGGGAACAATGGATGTTCATCACCAATGGACAAAA ctGTTTGAGAGTCTCCCCAGCTACCGTAGCCTGCACCAGCAGACAGAGTGGCTGAAGGAGAGGATCAGCTATGTGTTGGGAGGTATCCAGGTGATTGACATAGAGAGACTGGGGCCTGTACAGCCTATAGAGGAACACTGCAGCATCCTCAACACCTTCCATACGAGACTACTGGCCCGACGCCTAGCCCTGCACCCCAGGAGCATGCAAGGCCTTGCCATGACCCTGGAGAG TGACCACTCCAGCCCCAGCCTGCATGAGATGGGTCACTTCGTCATCCCAGCCACCTGTGAGCCCAGCAGACTACAGGTTTTCCTCCAGAGCATGGCCTGGGAGGCCCGACAACGAATGAAACACCGGAACCA GCtgcaggcagaggaggaggaggtactgCTCCACTGCctggagagtctggccctgaggAGTCTGTCCAAGGAGCCCAGCGTCAGACACACCCAGATGATCCCCTGCTGCAGGCGGCTGCTGGAGGAACGCTCCCCCCTGATGGAGGGCCTCCGGGTGGAGGTCTCCCACTTCTACTCTGTCATGCAGGATGGGGACTTGTGCATCCCCTGGGACTGGAAGGGCTGA
- the LOC121543295 gene encoding T-cell activation inhibitor, mitochondrial-like isoform X3: MLPIQQCNFKERISTCECRKSLIRWCPARANYSYVCGLSPAKCHEEVNENSLKRLNGYLENLQKPGTRSVQPTKLTFYVRDTKEKEVFQQDILPPGNVLLACLKGFRSVSFTLQTKDVLTTVMDVLKSCSLSIEHMNGLKASSESPKSQQPVAGPGNPFYRPIKWDKSYYSFTGFRDPEQELEQAKRVEPTLSLWLRTNEKEAMKKQNASLPRRDELKRLKKELCQKFALEDIRWQRSWGVTHRCCQLQSLSRLSQQNPEAVLNLRGHTIIFTDQSGMNASGHVMLGTMDVHHQWTKLFESLPSYRSLHQQTEWLKERISYVLGGIQVIDIERLGPVQPIEEHCSILNTFHTRLLARRLALHPRSMQGLAMTLESDHSSPSLHEMGHFVIPATCEPSRLQVFLQSMAWEARQRMKHRNQLQAEEEEVLLHCLESLALRSLSKEPSVRHTQMIPCCRRLLEERSPLMEGLRVEVSHFYSVMQDGDLCIPWDWKG; encoded by the exons ATGCTACCAATTCAGCAATGCAATTTTAAG GAAAGAATCAGCACCTGTGAATGTCGCAAGTCATTGATTCGATGGTGTCCAGCTAGAGCTAACTACAGCTATGTCTGTGGCCTCTCTCCTGCGAAGTGCCATGAG GAAGTGAATGAAAATTCCCTCAAGAGACTCAATGGTTATTTGGAAAACCTTCAGAAGCCGGGAACCCGCTCAGTCCAACCGACAAAGCTCACCTTTTATGTCAGGGACACAAAGGAGAAGGAAGTCTTTCAGCAGGACATCCTTCCCCCTGGTAATGTCCTTTTAGCCTGCTTAAAAG GGTTCCGTTCGGTCAGCTTCACTCTGCAGACCAAGGATGTCCTCACCACCGTAATGGACGTGTTGAAGTCCTGCAGTCTATCCATAGAGCACATGAACGGACTGAAGGCCAGCTCAGAGTCACCCAAGAGCCAGCAGCCAGTGGCTGGGCCTGGTAACCCTTTCTACAGGCCCATCAAATGGGACAAAAGCTATTACAGCTTCACTGGCTTCAGAGACCCAGAGCAGGAGCTGGAGCAGGCCAAGAGAGTAGAGCCCACACTAAG CTTGTGGCTGAGAACCAATGAGAAGGAGGCTATGAAGAAGCAGAACGCCAGTCTCCCTCGACGGGATGAGCTGAAGAGACTCAAGAAGGAATTGTGTCAGAAATTTGCCTTGGAAGATATCAG GTGGCAGCGCAGCTGGGGAGTTACTCACAGATGCTGTCAGCTCCAGAGTCTGAGCCGCCTCTCCCAGCAGAACCCTGAGGCTGTGCTCAACCTGCGAG GACACACTATAATATTCACTGACCAATCAGGGATGAATGCCTCAGGACATGTGATGCTGGGAACAATGGATGTTCATCACCAATGGACAAAA ctGTTTGAGAGTCTCCCCAGCTACCGTAGCCTGCACCAGCAGACAGAGTGGCTGAAGGAGAGGATCAGCTATGTGTTGGGAGGTATCCAGGTGATTGACATAGAGAGACTGGGGCCTGTACAGCCTATAGAGGAACACTGCAGCATCCTCAACACCTTCCATACGAGACTACTGGCCCGACGCCTAGCCCTGCACCCCAGGAGCATGCAAGGCCTTGCCATGACCCTGGAGAG TGACCACTCCAGCCCCAGCCTGCATGAGATGGGTCACTTCGTCATCCCAGCCACCTGTGAGCCCAGCAGACTACAGGTTTTCCTCCAGAGCATGGCCTGGGAGGCCCGACAACGAATGAAACACCGGAACCA GCtgcaggcagaggaggaggaggtactgCTCCACTGCctggagagtctggccctgaggAGTCTGTCCAAGGAGCCCAGCGTCAGACACACCCAGATGATCCCCTGCTGCAGGCGGCTGCTGGAGGAACGCTCCCCCCTGATGGAGGGCCTCCGGGTGGAGGTCTCCCACTTCTACTCTGTCATGCAGGATGGGGACTTGTGCATCCCCTGGGACTGGAAGGGCTGA